Proteins encoded together in one Venturia canescens isolate UGA chromosome 10, ASM1945775v1, whole genome shotgun sequence window:
- the Mcad gene encoding probable medium-chain specific acyl-CoA dehydrogenase, mitochondrial, with the protein MIVSKLFNNALRQTVCRNFSTTSVVSNGYSFQLTETQKEMKDVAEKFAREEIIPVAADYDRSGEYPWPIIKKAWSLGLMNGSVPQEFGGLGLGSFDSCLVTEAIAYGCTAVKTAMETSGLASTPVKIGGNKEQKKKYLGRLLEEPIVAAYCVTEPGAGSDVAGLKTKAVKKGNEWIINGTKMWITNGGVASWYFVLARTNPDPKAPASKAFTGFIVDRESEGLTPGRKELNMGQRASDTRMISFEDVRVPEENVLTGEGAGFKIAMQTFDSTRPMVACGAVGLAQRAMDEALKYSMERKAFGKAISEHQSVAFMLADMAIGIETARLAWMKAAWAADNKLPEATMLASIAKCYGADIANKCATDAVQIFGGAGFNTEYPVEKLMRDAKIYQIYEGTAQIQRLIISRNILKGNQKG; encoded by the exons ATGATCGTGTCAAAG CTTTTCAACAATGCCCTACGACAAACCGTATGTCGTAATTTTTCTACAACCTCCGTCGTCTCTAATGGCTACAGTTTCCAATTAACCGAAACTCAGAAGGAAATGAAAGATGTCGCTGAAAAATTTGCCAGAGAAGAAATTATTCCTGTTGCCGCAGATTACGACAGAAGTGGAGAATATCCTTGGCCCATTATCAAGAAAGCATGGAGCTTGGGTCTCATGAATGGATCCGTTCCTCAAGAATTTG GAGGACTTGGCCTCGGATCATTCGATTCGTGTCTCGTGACAGAAGCCATCGCGTATGGTTGTACAGCGGTGAAGACAGCAATGGAAACTTCTGGTTTGGCT AGTACCCCAGTCAAAATTGGTGGTAACaaagaacaaaagaaaaagtatttggGCAGACTGCTCGAAGAACCTATTGTAGCG GCTTATTGCGTAACAGAACCTGGAGCAGGTTCGGACGTTGCTGGTCTTAAAACAAAAGCAgtgaaaaaaggaaacgagTGGATAATTAACGGAACAAAAATGTGGATCACAAATGGCGGTGTTGCCAGCTG GTACTTTGTTCTGGCCAGAACAAATCCCGATCCAAAAGCACCAGCGAGCAAAGCATTCACAGGTTTTATTGTCGATCGGGAAAGTGAGGGTCTTACGCCAGGTCGCAAG GAACTAAATATGGGACAAAGAGCATCCGACACTCGAATGATATCGTTCGAGGACGTGCGAGTCCCGGAAGAGAATGTGCTGACGGGAGAGGGTGCGGGATTCAAAATAGCGATGCAAACATTCGACAGCACGCGACCGATGGTCGCTTGCGGTGCGGTCGGTTTAGCGCAGAGGGCGATGGACGAAGCGCTGAAGTATTCTATGGAGCGAAAAGCCTTCGGGAAGGCAATAAGCGAGCATCAGTCGGTAGCGTTTATGCTCGCGGACATGGCGATTGGAATCGAAACGGCTCGACTCGCTTGGATGAAGGCAGCTTGGGCGGCGGACAACAAACTGCCAGAAGCGACAATGCTCGCGAGCATTGCCAAGTGTTACGGCGCCGACATTGCCAACAAATGCGCGACCGATGCCGTACAAATCTTCGGCGGCGCCGGTTTCAACACCGAATATCCTGTCGAAAAACTCATGAGGGACgctaaaatttatcaaatctaTGAAGGAACCGCACAAATTCAAAGACTCATCATTTCCCGTAATATTCTCAAGGGAAATCAAAAAGgctga
- the LOC122416877 gene encoding metallophosphoesterase domain-containing protein 1, giving the protein MRVHEIMDIEIHPLTSNPTAAWQEISQEQKVIKINVKPPTTEAPANKLRIVCMSDTHSLTPYIKFDVPEGDVFIHAGDFTKCGSLQEVIEFNNWIGNLPHKHKIVIAGNHELSFDPTFTHPFSTQTSGDRQKHTGTSILDNIPTLGMSKDTLAEAIQTRNVKDHLTNCIYLEDSEIVLYGIKIYGTPWQPEFCKWAFNVPRGEACLAKWDLIPADTDVLVTHTPPIGHGDLCCSGVRAGCVELLSIVQKRVKPKYHIFGHIHEGYGISSDGKIIYINASTCDLNYLPSNPPIVFDITLPPGMSKC; this is encoded by the exons ATGCGTGTAcac GAAATCATGGATATAGAAATTCATCCACTTACCAGTAATCCTACTGCAGCTTGGCAAGAAATTTCACAGGAacaaaaagttataaaaatcAATGTCAAGCCTCCTACAACCGAAGCACCTGCCAATAAG TTGAGAATCGTTTGTATGAGTGACACACATTCTCTGACGCCTTACATAAAATTTGATGTACCGGAGGGCGATGTGTTCATACATGCCGGAGATTTCACAAAATGCGGCAGCCTTCAAGAAGTCATAGAATTTAATAATTGGATAG GAAATTTGCCGCACAAGCACAAAATAGTGATAGCTGGAAACCATGAGCTGAGTTTCGATCCTACTTTTACTCATCCGTTTTCAACGCAAACCAGTGGCGATAGACAAAAGCACACCGGGACCAGTATACTCGACAACATTCCGACTCTGGGAATGTCCAAGGACACACTCGCCGAAGCTATTCAAACTAGAAATGTTAAGGATCACCTCACTAACTGCATTTATTTGGAGGACTCAGAAATTGTACTCTATGGAATTAAAATATACGGAACACCCTG gcAACCCGAATTTTGCAAATGGGCATTCAACGTTCCTCGAGGAGAGGCATGTCTGGCGAAATGGGATTTGATTCCAGCAGACACGGACGTTCTTGTAACGCACACACCGCCGATAGGACACGGGGATCTTTGTTGCAGTGGGGTTCGAGCTGGTTGCGTTGAACTTTTGTCAATCGTACAAAAAAGAGTGAAGCCAAAATACCACATATTTGGTCACATTCACGAGGGTTACGGAATATCTTCGGATGGAAAAATCATCTACATAAACGCGTCGACTTGTGATCTCAACTATTTACCGAGTAATCCTCCAATAGTCTTTGACATTACGTTGCCCCCGGGTATGAGTAAATGTTGa